The Zingiber officinale cultivar Zhangliang chromosome 2A, Zo_v1.1, whole genome shotgun sequence genomic sequence TTAATAGCTTTATTTTAGCTATTAACTTTTTGCTTTTCAAAACTAAAACAAGTAGGTAAAGATTtcgttttttgtttcttttttttttttttttaaattatttggaGCTTCATTGAAGCCCACCTATCTTATTGCAACTTGCAAGGTCACTATATCCGATTCAGTGTAAGGTGCAAAATCAATAATGCATTatgttgttttatttttcataaactcCAATCTCCTTGGAACCATTGTAAAACATCAGATTATCATATTTATTCATTAAGAATGTCTACTTCTATTTGCCTTGCTCCAGCACTAAGCTGTTTTTCATGTGGTTCTTTATGCTGAGTCAGTGTCACGAAGATGATCCTACACAAACTTCATTGATGTCTGGACTTCCAACAAGACATTCTTTTCCCTGAGTGAGTTCTCTCTTTAATTTGTTCTTGATTAATTAATAAATGGCAAATATATGGTTGGTAATAGTTTAATTCTATGCTTGAGTTGATGTGAATTTCATTTCAGCCAAATTCATTATAAAATAGAAATGAGTAGaattagttttctcttttctattTCATTCTAAATAAACAACTAGTGCTGGTCATTTTATTTCATTCCTTTCATTGTGAATAATGGCGTGGATCAACTGTGGTATTGATTAGTTAAATCTCATCCATTTTGGTGCAGTCCCGGCGCCCGCCCTGCCACCGGACTTCCCGCCTGACTCGACGCCATCATTTACGTTCCTTCAGCCTTTCTTCTTGTCACCACCACCGGCGCCTCCGACAGGTGCAGCGGGCTGCCATCGGGCTGCGATGGGATTGACACTAGCGGCGCTTTGGATTTAATTGATTATATTTAAATGTATTGGTTATGTATATCTGAGAGAAATAATCTAATTTTTCCTAGCAAATTTGTTTATTTTGCAGATCATCTCTCTAAGAAATATCGATTGATATTACATTGAAATGAAGGATTCTCCACATAGAGATGGCAGAAGCTAGAATCAGAACTTACTCAGATCTAAAGCTTCCTAACCACTTAACCAAAACCCAAAATCATGAAGCAAACATACATAGGCAGCGGATTCATCGAAACTACAATCAGAAACTAACCTTGTTAGCCCAATGTGTAAGAGGCTACAAGAAGTTTTCTTGAACCTGATCCACCTGCTGATTAAGCAACAGGCGGGCAGTTATCGGCATCCTGTGACGTATCGACGTCAGAAGGTGGCATGTATTGCCACATTGGGAAGCCGGGGAAACCGATGATGGGAACCATGAGCTTGTGTCCGGGCGGCGCTTGTCCTTGGGCTGCAAAGGGACTGGGCACCATGGGTGGTTGAGGCACATAGCTTGGTATCGCATTCAGAATCTTTACTTGCTGCTCGAGACTTTCCTTCTCTGCCTTTAGCCTCTGCTTCTCATCGCGAAGCTCGTTCTTCTCATCCTGCTTGTCATGAACATAATGATGATGATACCTAATTTCTTTATGATTGCAAATGATAGAACCAAAAAAAATATCAGAAAAACTAATCGTAGAACAAATCTCCTATTCAGATTCATGAAACTATCAATACCACATAGACAAATCGAGATAAGAAACACAGAGAGAGAACAAACTTTCAATTCTTTTATCTTTTCCCGGAGGCTTTCATTTGAATCTTTCAGCTTCTGTGCTTCATTGTGCAGTTGAGTCACCAATTGAACAGCGTCGTTTAAAATAGCAGCTTTGTCTGTCTTTGGTGGATTCACGGGATCAAGAACCGAACTTAATTCCAAGAACCttaaattgagaaagaaaaaacttaaaaaatctgGATGCATATCTAAAAAGGACCGTGAATCCTGACAAGAAACAATCATGAATCATTGACAAAACTAACCTATCATTCAGCCTTTCCCTTCTCATCTTCTCCCTACAGGCTTTGGAGGAAGGTTGACTAGAGGACTCTGATCTCATACTGCAACTCATAAAATACTTTGCAATTACAAAACCAACATGATATATTGAAATTTATGTATTAAGCAGACTAAAACATGATCTATAAACTCAGAATGAAGGACCACTAACCGTTTTGCAGAGCCAGGTTCCTTAAGACCGGCAGAATTTAAAAAAGAACTGTCCATATCCACActgcaaaagaaaaataattGTTAAAAAATACAACAGTAAAATTTAATGTAGAGATTAAGAAGAGGCCAATTGTTAGTAAAATGATACAACAGTGACAGCCAGCTCGTAATTTCGACTCATTTCAAAAAGGACTTCCCTCTTTGGGAGGTCAGCAGCATATGAGAAAAAAGaaggataaaggaaagaaagagagaagaagaaataaaagaagaggaacaggaaagaagaaaaagaagggaaagagagaagagaggacCGTGAGAATTGCAAAGGagaagagggaagaagaagaagaagagaagcataagaataagaataagaaagcgaagaaaaagaagaggtctGTGAGATTTACAGAACAAAATAGTGAATGAAAGAGGGGCAAAAGAAAacagaagaaaagggaaaggaaagaagaaaggaattcAGGACTATTGGAATTTAGGGAAAGAGAAGAAATGATATGTTTGATCATCAATAGTGTAAATCTAAATTGGTAATCATCATGATAACAAtatgttttatattttattatagatTTTCACCTATAATAATATCAGGACATGATCATGGATATTTAGCAGCCTCTAAATAATCAGGACTAGGTCATGGATAATTAGCAGATTCTAAATAATTGACAGTTGGAAACACACGGTCTGTTGGATCAAGGATGGCAAATTTTAGTAATCCATATCTTGACAGAGAGCTAAGGTGAAAAAACAGTCAGGCAAAGAACCAGTCTTCATGCATAGCTCGAAGATAGTAAAAAACTTTGTGCAagtaaacaagaaaaaaaaagactGAGAAGAAGTTAAAACAGGGGAAAAAAGCAACATCAGGATTTAAATGATAAGATGGATCTAAAACACTCTGGTGCCAATAGGATAACCAAGGAATCATTTGCAAGAACAccttttgtaattatattttaatattcatCTTGAAATACAAGATATAGATATGAATTAGTTCAAGTGGTACAGAAGTGCTGGGCATATCAATTCCAAGTGGGTTAAGAGATAGGACCATTGACTATTAAATAATATAATGTATTCTAATATTCTTCAAACCACAAAAAAATCTAACAGGCAACAATGTCTGATTTAGCAATAATTTTTCATGTTTTCCATTTTCTCTTAAACTATGTCGAAAAAGAACGGATAGCCACACAATCTAAAATCATGCACTAATGAAATTATTGGAGACAAAGTTTATTAAAGGATCGCCACAGTTGTCAATCAAAGATAACCAGCCTTAATATTAGCAAAAACAGCAGAACTGTAAAACAAAAACCACTTattgaagaaagaaaataaaaatctaatttttcgAAGAAATAAAGCAAGAGAACGAAACCCCAAGCCTTCGATTTGAATACACTTCACTAAGAATCGCCGCAGTTGCCAATCGAAGTTAACCCGGTTTAATATTAGCAAAACAGCAGCAATTGCAAATCAAATGAACCCAATTATTCAAGTAATACtgcaagaatttaaaaaaaaaatctaatttttcgaAGAAAATAAGCAAAGCTCGTATTCCTTGCCCTATTACCAAGAGATCGAAACCCCAAACCTTCGACTCGAATACCTGATATTGGAAACAGGGTCGAGGCCCTGAGGAGCCCAATAAAACCCTCCATTGTCAGGGATATCGTCGATCAGCGAGCAATCGAGGAACCAATTAGCGTTATCGGAGGAGCCCATCCCCCCTATTCACCGCCCAAGCCCAAATTCCTGCTGAAGGATTCCGACAACAACGCGCCGCAGGGGCAATTGCCTCGTCTCCTCTCGTTGAGATCTGGTCCCCGCCCCCTCGTCGTCTTTGAGGTTGTGACTGGCGAAAATTATTAGCGGaatttctttagggttcatgttTCGATGAGAAAGGATGACGTGGCGTAAGGATATGCCGATAAAGTCTATCCAATGAGATTTCTTTTCCCACCCAGCATCACTTCccttaaatagaaaataaataattaattagtaCCGGGCATAGCGCTGTATTTAAGCCATAATAAATAGAAGTGCATATGACGATCAATTTAGGAacatagaatttttttattatattttttatttagagaaaaaaaatctgtaaatataaattagaaaatgcacGGACGACCGCAGATATCTAGATGACAACTTGAATATTTTACTGTAACATTATAACCTCGGGGACTGTATATATAAAGATTATAGAGATTATAGAGACGAAAAAGATTATCGATGATTTACTATAGTATTTCTACGCAAATGATGAAAAATTTTATGAGACTAAATTAatcatctttaaaattaattaacataataTTCTAAATTTGGCAAATATGCCTTAGACTTATATTTACTATGCGGGTTGTGCCTAATTAAAGACATTATTAGACAAATTGAACGTGTTAGGTTGAACAGCACAATATTGCGAGGGTTTAGAAGTAGATCAGAAATCGTAAACTCTAAAACCCTACTTAGTGCTTAAGTTAATATCGATCCAAGTAGCTGAGAATGTTGCAACCAAGTAATGCTCATCTTTTCTATGTCTAAACTTTTGCGAGTTGTCATCTCATTGTAGCTCTTACTATCCTCGTTGTTGTTCTACTCAATATTCAGCTTAACGTCGTTGAAACTGACTAAAAATTTCAATAGATTATACCGAGTTTGTGGTAGATATATATGTACATAGTTGCTGACATCAACAACAAATTGGTCAAAGGTTAAATAGTTTTGTTGCTGACATCAACAACAAATTGGTCAAAGGttaaatagattttttaaaaaaagtttttaatacCTATGTGGTGACAGATTTATTATAAGGAAATATAGATAAATTTTTatgaatatatatttttgaaaaaaaactctTTCTATTATTTTAGCTACtggtaaattaattttataatttatattccTTCACATAACCTAAGGACGGGATATGAGAGACGCTTGAGATGAGTGtaattattttttactaaatTGAATAGTATTTTTATTTGCATCCGGGGCTATGGTGCAGTGAAAGGGTATCAAGCTGTCACCGAGGTAACTACGGTTCGATTTTAAGATACGACATATTTGTAAGGATTTTTTCTCTAAATAGGATGTGCAACTATGGGATGCTGAGCTTTTGGACTACCCGCTGTGAGTGCATCTCGATTTACCCTGACGACCAATGAGAAACTTTTGTAGGGCTGAATTGATCGTTCTAGGTTCGGTGTCACTTGAGTCATCATTTTTTTAATAGTATTTTTTACTACaataaaatagtattttttttcaattctcGATGGACACATGccctaaggaaaaaaaaaaactcttcccACCCCTATCCAACTTGACGGTCAGCTATAAGCTAacctcatgatttacctcccttcacataacctagggacgactgtgagaGGCGCTTGGAGTGAgtgtaatcaccttttgctacaattgAATAGTATTTTATTCCCCAAGTTCGGTAttacctgatcctgtccgaaccaggggtcaacgaacgctggggatgtggcgctccctgctagatcctcgagtgctccggcgaacctgcaacaaaaccgagccgggaggagtGTCCCgccgacggccctccgacgctcaagtcaagcgaaGGAATAGATGAAAGTGGTTGCCGGATGAAGACTCgcatacctccggttgaagaagtggaggccttatatagacttctgaggaggctgatgtacatataccgaggcacacacacgtgtcctcaacccatacccagtatgggcttgtcagaggagcttgcctgactccttactcctacagtacgagcacgtctttgatgggacagtgagcgcgtctttgatgggacagtgagtgCATGTCCTAAGATCCTGCATATCATCTGCTGTTAGAAGATATTTCTATCCTTGCCTTTCCTTACTCCCCGTCgatcgtccgaccggtcggcagtttcctcgcgtccggccgatcgggtgttctgatccacgcgggagCTTCCTGGTCATGTGCTCTCGATTGTTCGCAGcgttgatgttttattccttcggccgagcatgccctctgctcggcctttcctactgttcatcatgagcgtcggaaccccgactccagcggggtgtattgcttccgctcgaaagcttcagctggtcgtcgccctccttatccgctcagccaaggcctttggccctcctcgcggcgttgactgctaaatggggtcccccattcttactgccggatcacttgcctcctcttcaagtctagtcgaaggaggcaatgagtccgactgactggactatgtgtccgaacgggcggtcgtcgccttaccgccGCTTATGATATACCtagagccgttcggccctcataACTCATCATCCTCTCGGCTCTTCGTTCTGGATGTCTTGGCGTCcagcgtggatgtttgcttgtctaaatcttctcgaaaatcgtgcaaatcctttccattaagtcgaagcatacgcggtatgggcgcattaattgcgccgggtgacagagcgccacgtggctcttcttgtgtggcggtgatgatccgtacgatgggacgcgattactttgaaatggacggttagatgatgacctcgtctctcgtgacctacatccgacggacgaggtcgaccagcctcgttcgcataaagccttcgtctccGCCTTTACGCCGCATTTCTCTGTTTCATCGCTCatcctccgtcgaaggtgcccgcggctgcTTCATTCCGGTTGTCCTAGCTCTCGCCTCTcggtggttttcggctttctggtgatctTCTCCGTTCACCtttcctcagtaagcttctcccttcctttcgttcggcctttccctttcgcgtggaactcctttcgttcccttgcttgcgaactcttatctgtcctccgtttccgagtttccttcggcttccttctttctttttcttgatacTTCAGTCATGGCAAGCACTTCCGTACCCACTGTggatgttcatggcccttggtacatgaccatggagagtcggtttgatgaagagggcgctcgtcgtcttgttcggacgtatgggatccctgatgaccatgaaatagttatagccgaccc encodes the following:
- the LOC122041836 gene encoding transcription factor ILR3-like, with amino-acid sequence MGSSDNANWFLDCSLIDDIPDNGGFYWAPQGLDPVSNISVDMDSSFLNSAGLKEPGSAKRMRSESSSQPSSKACREKMRRERLNDRFLELSSVLDPVNPPKTDKAAILNDAVQLVTQLHNEAQKLKDSNESLREKIKELKDEKNELRDEKQRLKAEKESLEQQVKILNAIPSYVPQPPMVPSPFAAQGQAPPGHKLMVPIIGFPGFPMWQYMPPSDVDTSQDADNCPPVA